TTAAGGAGCTGCTCGATGACCCAGAGGCTTTTGTGATGAAGCTGCCGGCAGGAAGGAGGCCCCCCTCCTGCGTCCCTGAGGCTGCCTGCCCCCGGGCTGCTGGGAAGAATGTCTCGCTGTTCACAAGGGCTCCCTGGATTTCCAGGCCCCACTCGCCAGGAGGTGAGCAGAGCCAGGGGCCCTGAGCTAGAGAGTCTGCGTTCTGGTAAATTCCCTTCCTCCTGGACAGGAAGGTGAGGGCTGTGCATCCATTCCACTTCGCTGATCAAAAGCTCAAGTAGCGCTAACGCCCTGTGCTGTTCCTTCCTTACTACTTGCCCAGAGCCTCGAGATTGAGTCACGTCTCCGAAGTGACTGTAACGCAATTGTTTCTCATCCCAGCCTGCTACTCGTAATTATCCAAGTTAATGCCAAGTGGGCACAAGGCGTGCTTCTGGCTCAGCCCACATCCCCGGACCCTGCAGCCCTGAGGCCGAGGCACGACTGGACCAGGCCAGTGGCAGGTGCCCAAGCCCTCTGAGGTTGGTGAGCCGGGAGCCCGCTCCTGACAACACTGTGGGGGAGGGAGTGCTGGGGTTTGTGCTCTTCTCAGAGCAGCCAGGGCAGAACGCCAAGGAGGACCCGAAAGACCTGCGTGTTTCACGTGCCACCACCCTCTCCCCTGAACCAGGAAAGGAGCAAAGAGAAACAGGACCTGAGGCCCCTGGAGCCCGTCTCTTCCTCTGCTCCTGGAGCCTGAGTAGAAGCCCATCTCCGCTGCAcgtctcccctcccaccccccgccacccGGAAATCCTCAGGTGGCCACATGTACCCAAAATGCCTCTGGCCCCACTTTAGTGAGAGGGGACTCCCTCTCGCTCTCTCTTCCTGTATCTTGTTTCTAAGACAGAAAAATGAATTGTTCAATAAGCTTTTCAAGTGTAGAAAAGATCTAAACTTTACTGGGTGACCATGATCTGCGTTGACCACATACTCATTCTCTAGGGAGGAAAGTGAGGAGGGGGAGCACAGGTGCGGTCATGGAAGTCacggggggaagggagggggagaaggaaggagaaaagtcaCCAGGGAGAAAATGAGCAGGAGAGGCGAGGGGACGGCAAAGAGAGAGGAGCAGACCATCTGCAGAATGAACGAACgcaaggagggagaagaagaccCTTCAGTGAGTAAAGGCTGGAGGGAGGCCTACATGCCAAGTCTCCACAATAGCTGCTCTAAGGGAGTGTCGGTCTCACTTCCTTAAGGGCTGGTGTCTGAGCTTCTCAAGACCTGTGTCAAGTATCTCTTCAGATCCCACCCAGGAAACAGGTATGGCCTGATGCCTTGTCTAGAAACACCCACTACTGGCTTTTGCCCAACCCAACTCCCTAGTCGTGTGCCCTTTAAAAGAAGCCTGGTGCTGGCGGGATGAGGCGGGGGCAGGAAGCCCCAGTTCTAGTCTGCCTCCCGTTGGCTGTGGGATCTGGAGCCAGTGCCTTCCCCTCTTTGGACCCCCGAACCCCTTCTGCAAGGTGTTCCCAGGGGCTGCACCATGAAGCCAGGCTGGCTTTGCTGAGTCTTCACAGCAATCCTCACCTGCAAACCACCCAGCCGGGCATACcccaagtgctcaataaatgctgaatgaTAACTGCTCTGGCCACTAAGGCAAATGCTGGGCTAATTGGGATGGCTGGGGCGAGCAAGGAGCCTGTGGTTTGGGGAAGAGAGCAAAGCAAATTTATCCAGCTGCATGAAGGAAGATTTCAGCTTCCACGCGATGGCTGTGTTAGAGACTACTGTCAGCAGTAGTGATTCTATCCAGAAACAGGACATTTGCGCTATCTCAAGGGCAGAAGGGGTGAAAGCAAACCCCTCGGGTCTTTCCTTACAAGCATTTGAGCCGCGGGCATCCCAGCGCAGTGTTACGTGCTTACCCTCAAACCAAAAGGTGTAAGTCATTCACCACCACTGATCATCCCTCCTGCTCTTCGCTAACGAGCTACCTGAATTGTCCGTGGTGAAGGCTGAAGGCGGGAGCTGCCTCGGGGTCCCAGCCGCAAAGCGACGGCTACAAGTCGGACCCGAGGCGCTCTGCTCCCCCAATATCCCTCCCCACAGAGCCTTCCATTCTACCGTCTCCTCCCGGTCTCCTGGCCACCCGGCCACCCTCAGCCCTGACCTCCCAGAGCCCTGACCTCCCAGAGCCCTGACCTCCCAGTCCTTCAATCTGGAGAGGGCGTTCACCGCCTCCCGAAATCCCCCAGCCTCCCCGGTCAAACGGGAAAGTCTGcatcccctttcccttccctgcccGTCCCCGACCCCCGCTCCCCCCCAGCAGAAGCGCCATCTCGGTTCCTGAGCACCGCCAACCCCGCGCCTGCCCGCCGTCCCCGCGTTACTCACCTCCGCGCGGCAAAGCTCGCCGTCCCCACTGGGAGACGGGTTCAGGACTCGTCTCCGCACCCTGACGGCGCCCCGCCCCGCAGCTTCTCAGCACTTGCTAGGGAGGAATCCAATCGCCCACCTCCCGCTGCTCTGATCCAAACCAGACCTCGGGCTCAGGCTGACTTGAACTTAAAGTGGAAGTTCAACGTAAAGTGAACTTTACGTGGCAGGAGCTTGAGCTTGGGCCTGGGTTGGAAACTCAGCTCCCCCGCTTCGCTAAGCAACTGGAAAAGGCCAGTCActggaacctcagtttcctggtcCATAATAGTGAACCAAATATGTAGCCCAAAGACTGTGCTACGGATTTTACGTGCATTTCCTCATTTCATTCCCCTGCTGCTGGGGAGAGCTGGTACTTTTATCATTTTTGCTATTTTACAGAAAGGGAGGTCAAGGCTCAGGGAAGTTACGCCCCAAATCACTTGGCCAGAGGATGACGGGGCCATGAATCAAATCCCCCATGAGGCCCCCAGAACAGAACGGCCCCTGGACGTTCAGAGGCAGCAGGACCACGACCCCGGCCCGCCGCACTCCCTCCTCCCGCTTTCCCGCCAGCGCTACCTTCCTTGGGCGCCTCGGCGTCCCAGACGCTCCACATCTGCACGAAAAAGAATGGCGTCCAGCACACGATGAAGGCCAGCACGATGATGAAGGTCATCTTGACCGTGCGGATCTTGGCCTTGGAGATGAGCTTGACGCTGCTGACGCGGGCCAAAGCCCCGTGCCCCGCGCTGTCCGCCGCCGCGCCCTCGGGCCCCGCGGCCgcctcggccgccgccgccgccgtcttGAGCCGCAAGTTCTGCCAGATCTTGAAGCTGATGAGGCCGTAGCAGGCGGCAAGCACGATGACGGGCACGATGTAGACGGCGAGCGTGATCCACGTGATGTAGGCCTTGGGCCCCCAGGGCTGGATGAAGACGGCCCAGCAGTCGAAGACGCCGTCGGCCACCTCGCGCAGCGAGAAGATGTGCACCTGCGGCGCGCTGGCCACCAGGCAGCCCAGCCATGTGGCGAGCACGGCCAGACGGTCGGCGCGGCGGCGCAGCACGCGTAGCGGCTGGCAGATGGCCAGGCAGCGGTCGAGCGACATGAGCAGCAGGAGGTAGGTGGAGGCGAACATGCCCACCACCTGCAGGTACTTGACGAGGCGGCACAGCAGGTCGGGTCCGTAGAAGCGGAAGGTGATGTCCCACAGCAGCTGCGGCAGCACCTGGAACACCGCCACCACCAGGTCGGCTATGCTCAGGTGCTTCATGAAGAAGAAGAGGCGCGAGTGCTTCTGGCGCGTGGTGCGCAGCGCCAGCAGCACGCACGCGTTGCCGCTCAGCGCCAGGAAGAGGATGAGGCACAGCACGGCCACCTCCACCCGCGCCAGGGCCTCGTTGCGCTGTGGCGGCCCAGCGGTGCGGTTGCCCTCGGCCCCCGGGGGCGCCGCGCTCCCGTTGACCGCCTCGGCGCTCCAGTTGGCGGCAAGCGCACCCTCCATGGCCGTGGCCGCGGCCGCCGCCGTGCGCCCCAGGCCTACGAGCCCTTTAAGGCGtggcgcgcggggcggggcccgACGCGCAGCCCGGGCGTGCCTGGGGGCTCCTGGGCTCCACTCCCTGAGACTCCGCGGAGCGATCTGATGGATCGGCCTCTGAAACAAACCCCGAGGGCCGTGAGAAAACGCACGCTTCTCTGCCGACGCCTGTGCGGCTCAGCTGTCCCCTTCCCAGGAACCCCAAATCATCTAGGACTAGGGTCACAACCGCCAGCCCTGGAGGTGCTCAGCCGCCACCCTAGAAATCCCCGTTTCAGGTACCTCCCTCTGAGACACGAAGTGAGCGGGAATAGCGGACCCGCAGTTCCTTGAGAAAGTCGCTTCCAATGAAGGAGAGGGAGGGTTATTATCAGTGTCCTCCGGGACTGGGAATTCTAAGCCAGCCACCTCCCCTAGGGATCCCCCTACTAGCTACCCACACCCCAGAACCCACAGCACAGCCACCTCTCCTAGTCAACCCTACTCCAGTGGCTCCCTCcggagacaccccccccccaaacagcCACTTGCCCGGGAAACCCAGCTCAGGACCAGCCCCCTCCAAACCCTCGTTTCTAAAATGCCTAGCCATCCGCCCCTGAACTTCCACAACAGCTGCTTCTTTGGAACCCAGTCCAGGGGTCCATCCTGGAGGCACTCCTGGCTCAATACTACCCAGGACGCCCAAACGCTGTTCCCAGTACCCCTCTGGCCTAGACACCTCTCGCGGCTTTCCTCCCCAACCCAGCATCCTGGAAAGTTCGGGAACTCGACACGTGTCTTGGCCCCCGACAGCCAAGGGAGGCGGCGCCTCCAGGAACCACAATCGCAAAGcaccccaccacctccacccgGGTCCCAGTGGTCCCACCAACCCCAGCCATCCCGTCCACCCGTGCGCAGGACCCAGCTACCTGCACCGAGTTGTTAGGCGAACCTAAAGTTGGCTCCCTGGGGAAGCTGCACCGCCGCCGACAGCTCCAAAGCCGCTTGCGCTCCCGGCCCAGGTTGAGGTGGCTGCTGCCGGTACCCAGTCTGATAGGACGCTGAGGGCTCGGACTCTGGAGCCTGTTATGGAATCCCCTCGCCCGCAGCCTGACTGGTCGCTGGATAGGGACTGGAGGCGAGCGAAGAGCGCTGCCGAGGCTGTGCGCGCAGACGGCGTCAGGGTGCGGCGCTGCCGGCCGGTGGCCCGCTTTTCTGCAGCGGGTGGCAGGGGCTGCACCACCCTACTGGTCCGCTAGGAGGCGCGGGAGGCAGGCCTTGCCGACCCCCGCCGAGCGGTGTAAACTCGCCCAGCCTTGCCCGGCGCGGTAACAGGCTAATTGCACAGTGGCTTCAAGCAGCAAGAGGGAAGGAGCTCGTAAATAATCCGcttggtttcttcctttcttggttTAGAAGCTCCTGACTCTCAGGCAAATGGGAGGCTTGGATAGCAGTGTTTTCCCGTTGACAGTGATGAAGTTACAAAAGCATTTAACTGGTATTTCCCAATCATCAGGTCAACTTCAGGGCTTCCCCACCGCCCCCTTCCCCGGAGCTTGATGTAGTGGATTCAGCACTGAATTCAAGTTATGTCCTTGCTTTGGAATACTTTTGTTCCTATTTTCATTCATAAGGAATTAGAAATACTTTCTGTTCCAATCAGCACTGGGAGAGGTCTTCATTCTTTAGCTAGTTTTAGGGGAAGATCTCAAGCCAAAAAAAgactatcttcattttaaagtgatTCTGCTCGTCTATGGCCCAAAGCCATTTCTGCCTCTTTGCCATGcttcaaaattaaaatcctaaaaaATGTCAAAGGAATATGAAAGGTTAAAGACGTCTTCTCTCCTAGCTCTTTTCCTATTCTAAAATCATTTTTTGAAGTAATTTACAGTGACCAAGAATtaaggcagggaaaaaaaaaagtgaggattCAAAAGTGCACAagcctctttaaaaatttttaaaggcataTCTCCTCCTGACATTTCTCTTAcccttcttttaattttgtggCTAGAATAGAGTTAACCAAGGACGGGGTTTCCACAATTACAGCTCTCTGTCAAGACATCCTAGGAGCAGACCACTGCTGCCATCCTGGGCCCAGGGTTCTAGGTGAGGGAGCATTCCAGGGTGGGCCTGGGAATTTCGGCACCATCGTGAAGGGGTGAGAGACAAAAGTTGTCTTTTTCTTGCCCTAGAGAGTTGTGTCATAATATTGttcaaaaacaaaactcaactgaataaatgttaaagCTTTTACTGGCTTTATTCAATGGTTCATGAGTtaggcagcatccaatctagcgcatataaaggagctctgaggagctgtacaaaatgacagacttttataggcagaagggagtggaaacAAGGAAGTTATGCTAGGCAAAGAGCAGAttggttattgcaaggttacTTTGCCTACAGAGGATGGCAGGGGTCAAGCAAGCAGATTACCTAACTCGAGCTGATCAGGTGATTCCTGCTTGACTGGTTTAAAATTCCATCTCTGGACAGCCAAAACTATATTTAAGTTAAATCCCAGTTTGGTGACttggggcttagcataagtgactccattttggtcCGGAtgtcttgtttttaataatattaatagtagtGTCATATAAATTACAGGTTAAAGTTACAGACCACTCAGGTGAGGATTAAGTGATCCTGACcatctcactgtgcctcagtttccccatctgtaaaatgagggggctGGTCAAAATAGCTAATCTCTGAGATCTCATCCCTCTGGTTTTCTGGAATTTGATGATCTGTGCCATCTGAGAGTTTAATTCTACCGAGTAAAACACGTCTGCCCCGCTCCATGTGGGATGAGGAGGGGTTTTTCCTAAGCACTCCTGATGGGTAAATTCAGGGTAGAAAACACGGCCTCCAGAGCCCAGCCTGCCCCTCTTTCTCCTGGAAGAGAGCTGCCTTCAGGGAGCAGATTTCCTGGACCACTGAAATACagaaggatggaggggagggaaggcaggaggaaaggacagagggaaggatagagggagggaaggagagaagaaataaacatcCCCATGGGCAGTGTCACTCTTGAGTGGACCAGGCCACCTAAGGAATCTTCCCACCCAGAGGATGACCTGTCCAGTACCCACACCTACCTCCAGGAACTGGATCCTGAGTTCTAGTGTCTTTGGAATTTTCCAGCTCTGGTACATTTATTTAGACATGGGTCCAACCAAGCCCAGGTGGCCCTGCTCTTCAGTCAGGGTAGAAATGAGCCATAAACACATTTAGTCCActccttcccccccgcccccaatgaTCTCTGACTCTCCACTGGGGCTTCTAGCAAGGACAGCATCAGAGACACACTCAGACATGAAGACAGAGGACGCATCCTAGCAATAACCTTGCTGCCAGCACACCTGCTCCCTGGTGTCCTTACGTTTACTGATCCTGTCCAGATGTAGGAACATCAGGGCAGGCGGGATGGCCTGGGAGGCTCACGAGGCTGGGCCAGGGCGGCAGCTTTCAACTCTCACGTACTTCTTCCGGCCCGCACCGTTTTAGGCCGCTTCTCAACATATGTTTCATTCCTCTGTTCCGTGGAGGGAGGAAAACATGTTTTAATCTTGGAAAGCGCTGTGAACTTGCAGCAGTAAATGCTAGAGTCTGGGTTTTACCACCTACTTACCTGTGTGGCCAAGTCACGGAGCCTCTGAGACTCACTTTCCCTGGGTGCTGACCTCATGGGGCTGTGAGGAAATAAGACTTCATTGACGTGAAGAGTGCTTTGCAAACCGTTAAATCCTGTACATCTGAAGCTGTTTTCTCACGTTGACAATCCTCACCCCACGACCAtcctatgaaaatatattttctcatccaATCAACCTCCATCTTATTCATCTTCCGGACCGAACTCATGTGTCTTTTCAATTCAGTATGaccaactgtgtgtgtgtgtgtgtgtgtgtgtgtgtgtgtgtgtgtgtgtgtgtgtgtgtgtgtgtgtgtgtgtgtgtgtgtgagagagagagagagagagagagagactgtgcCAGGCAAGGAAAGTAACTCCTTTGAACCCCAACTGGTGTGATGAGAATTTGAGATCTTTACCTcttcagggaagccctccctgaccacctcaGCCCACTGAGAAATCCCCATTTTCAGAAACGCTGGTGCCTGACTACAGACTTCACCTGTAATGTGAACATGTCCGGTCTCCCCAGTGCTGTGTAAGTGCCTAGAATAAGTCCAGCAGACCACAGTCCTTTATATATTTACCATTATCTTTCCTATTGCACATACCTGTCACTACCAATGTGCTGAGAGAACAAGGCTGGATTACCCAAGAACACCCCTCAGCAAATTAACCACTAGGGTCAGTCAGTCCTTTGTTTCCCGGAACAATCTCTCTGGGGAACTCTGGCTGAAAGAAGGCTCTTTGTGACAAAGTGTGCTATTCAGACATGTTCCCTATTCTTCCCAAGAGGGAGTGATGGCAGAGATAAAGCGTGATGCTTCCAATTCCACAAACATGTCCACTGACCGTGGATTGGACAACACAACCCCTATTAAGGAACTAGTGTCAAGGCACGCATTCTCCACTTGCAGACACCAGTGGCCTAGGTTAAGGCATGACCAGAGAGAAAAGGCCTTCTTCAGAAGGAACGGAGCTTGGAATAAAAGCagggtgttgttttttttttttcaagtaggcTGTTCTTGGGCAGAAGAACAGGTTTATTAAGAAGAAGGAGCTTCGGACTGTGTGATTCTTTTGGAAAAGTAGGGCCTAGAGGAGCCAAGAGTCATTTAAAGCTGGGTGTTCTCTCCACGGCATGCAGAATGGGAGGCTCATGATGTCTGTTCTACAGAGGAGCAAGCTGAGGCTGAGGGCGAGGGGCTTGCCCAAGGCCCCACAGCTGGCTAAAGAAGGCCAGCGTGGCTGGCGCAAAGCCTGAGGCAGAGCTAGCCAGGTGCAGGCACTAGCCCCCCAGCCTGGTCGTCGTGGTGACCAGAGTGCCTGGCGGCCTGAGTGTTTTACCTGAGGGACACATGTGACCGGTGATTAGGCAAGGGGTCGGCAAGGGGGTTGGGTATGATCCGCACGGAGGTAAGAGAGGTGACTTGAGACAGTCCCCTGGAATCACTGGGGAGTCAGTCCAGATTCACACAGGGCACACGAAGGAAGCAAAGCTCTTCTCCTGTCTGCCTTACCGCCCCCGCCCGCTTCGATCAGTCCATCTCTGGTGGGAGGAGAGAACCTGAGGGAAATTCCAGTGACCTGACTGCTCCCACCGCAAACCTGTCCCAAGCCCCAGGCAGCCCCGTCTCTCCGCCTCCACCAATTCCAACAGccctctcattttccttttccattcaaaaaaaaaaaggggcattTCTCTATGGAAGTCTGCCTTTCCTCCTGGGATGCTGAGCACACCGTGACAGAGCGTACTCTGCTCTCTTGTGCACAAACATTCACTCAGTAAATAGCTTTCtaagcgcctactgtgtgcccggCAGCGTGACCCTGGAGGGCAGCACTGAGTCGGGAGGTGAACTCCACCACCCAGTGACCCTGCGCTGGACGAGAAAGTCAAGACAAGCAGAAGGACTGGGGTGCCGGGTCACAATTCCACCAGGAATGCACAGCCCCGTGTGGCCTCGGGTTCTTCCCCTAAAAAGGAGGGTACTGGACAGTCTCAGATCCCTCACAGCTCTCCCTGCCTATCATCCTCTAGGTCTAGTGAGCAGAACACACACAGTGGAGCTGCGAGCACAGACTGCGTGATGAAGCGTGCTCAGTGCCACCGATGGCTCGGGCACTCAGCAGGCACTCGGCAAACACTAGCAGAAGGACCGAGTATGGACGGTGAGGGAAAAGCTAACGCACTCGGCCAGGAGAGTGAGGCTTCAACAACTCAGACATCACCTTtcacctctcaggctggtgaaaatgaaagagaagggtGCCTCGTGGGATCTGAGGCTCTCAAAGATCGCTGCCACGACTGTGTTCTGGAAGAGCCTCCTTGGAAGGAACCTGGACAAGatgtatcaaaagccttaaaaacatGGCTACCTTTGGGCACAGCAGTGAACCCTTCTAGTGAGGCAACCTGGAAACAAtcctgtaaaaatacaaaaagatagGTACACAGACGCTAATCAAGCATTGCTGGTAACAGTCACGAGGGATGAGGGGAATAACACTGTTGTATGTGCATCCAGTGAAAAACCACATGGAGGTGAAAAACGACAGAATGGATCTGTGTTAACTGACATGGAATggtcgtgtgtgtgtatgtgtgggtgtgtctgtgtgggtgtgtgtgtgtgtgggtgtgggtgtgtgggggggtgtgtgtgtgggtgtgtgtgtgtgtgtgtgtgtgtgtgggtgggtgggtgtgcgtgcgtgcgcccatgtgaggagggggaggacaaggaggagaaggaggatgaagggaaggaagagggaagggaagaggagaaccGTCCCTACagtatatgacaaacacacagggGTGGTTTGAATACTTTTACTATCTGTGTGTTCTGATTCTCATAGTACATAGGGATTACCTTTGCAACGTGAAAAGAGAGAATCTATTTCCCAAAGCCTCATCACAGACCAGTGGAAGTACCTCCGGCCTCCACTCTCTGCCCTGCCTGCACATGGAAAGTGCTCCCCGGCTCGCATGCTGGTGAGTTCCCCAGCGTCCCCAGTCAGCTCGGGCTTGAGTGGGGCCGGgcagccagtgcaaaggcagAGGAGCCCCTCGCAATGTCAAGCACGcagcaccctccccccacctgtAAGGTGGTGACACTTCGTCACTTCGACACTTCCTAGAAAGGCCACTCTCCAGCAACATGTCCTCGCAAGACAGATGCACCAAACCAGGGCGGGACAGCCAAGGTCCCCGCAGCCTGTGTTTTGGGGTGAGCCGAGTGCAGGAGCTCT
This is a stretch of genomic DNA from Balaenoptera musculus isolate JJ_BM4_2016_0621 chromosome 11, mBalMus1.pri.v3, whole genome shotgun sequence. It encodes these proteins:
- the OXTR gene encoding oxytocin receptor — protein: MEGALAANWSAEAVNGSAAPPGAEGNRTAGPPQRNEALARVEVAVLCLILFLALSGNACVLLALRTTRQKHSRLFFFMKHLSIADLVVAVFQVLPQLLWDITFRFYGPDLLCRLVKYLQVVGMFASTYLLLLMSLDRCLAICQPLRVLRRRADRLAVLATWLGCLVASAPQVHIFSLREVADGVFDCWAVFIQPWGPKAYITWITLAVYIVPVIVLAACYGLISFKIWQNLRLKTAAAAAEAAAGPEGAAADSAGHGALARVSSVKLISKAKIRTVKMTFIIVLAFIVCWTPFFFVQMWSVWDAEAPKEASAFIIAMLLASLNSCCNPWIYLLFTGRLFHDLVQRFLCCSSSCQKGRRPRETSVSKKSNSSTFVLSPDSSSQRGCSQPSAV